A stretch of the Kushneria konosiri genome encodes the following:
- a CDS encoding DUF6314 family protein — MLRQPDRFSRLTTIIRLTERLKATRTLSFTASPGPQSSSDWAGQGTGEVTVSGDTPTLRFHEKGHFTHANGRRMAFSNIYRFEVVEDRLELYHERRGPEDAVFLFPLVVVEENRLMSLAPHLCVRDLYSGELIMTDSGFDLTWTVEGPRKQEHIHYCYR; from the coding sequence ATGCTTCGTCAACCAGATAGATTTTCAAGGTTAACAACAATTATACGCCTGACCGAGCGCCTCAAGGCAACCCGTACGCTTTCCTTTACCGCCTCCCCCGGTCCGCAATCTTCAAGCGACTGGGCCGGCCAGGGGACTGGAGAGGTTACGGTCAGCGGAGACACTCCAACCCTTCGCTTTCATGAAAAGGGACATTTCACGCATGCCAACGGCCGCCGGATGGCCTTTAGCAACATCTATCGCTTTGAAGTGGTGGAAGACCGCCTGGAGCTTTATCACGAGCGCCGCGGGCCGGAAGACGCGGTCTTTCTGTTTCCACTGGTGGTGGTTGAAGAGAATCGACTGATGAGCCTTGCGCCGCACCTGTGTGTTCGCGACCTCTACAGCGGCGAACTGATCATGACAGACAGCGGATTTGATCTGACCTGGACGGTCGAGGGGCCACGCAAGCAGGAACACATTCACTACTGCTATCGCTAG
- a CDS encoding NAD(+) kinase produces the protein MTQFNRVGLVGRPDSDKVVETLERLMVFLESRGLEVHLETETARACSIRHHGSISLEEIGRQCDLAIVVGGDGSLLGAGRMLCRFNTPILGVNRGRLGFLTDINPDEVEHRIDEVLNGQYEVERRFLLDTEVRRDDVVIGSACSLNDVVLHPAAAVRMIEFELYIDRQFVYRQRSDGLIVATPTGSTAYALSGGGPILHPRLEAIVLVPMFPHTLSSRPIVVDAASDILLEVVDSHDAELQVSCDGQMKVVVQPGDLISIRRKPEHLKLLHPPGYSYFEACRSKLGWSSGLAG, from the coding sequence ATGACACAGTTCAACCGGGTAGGGTTGGTGGGGCGGCCTGACAGTGACAAGGTCGTTGAAACACTTGAGCGTCTCATGGTGTTTCTGGAATCGCGTGGGCTTGAGGTGCATCTCGAAACGGAGACCGCCAGGGCCTGCTCGATTCGACATCATGGCAGCATTTCGCTCGAGGAAATCGGTCGTCAGTGTGATCTGGCCATCGTGGTCGGCGGTGACGGCAGCCTGCTCGGGGCTGGACGCATGCTGTGCCGTTTCAATACGCCCATACTGGGGGTCAACCGCGGTCGACTGGGGTTTTTGACTGACATTAATCCCGATGAGGTCGAGCATCGTATTGATGAGGTGCTCAACGGGCAGTACGAAGTTGAAAGGCGCTTTTTGCTGGATACCGAGGTCAGGCGCGATGACGTCGTTATCGGGTCGGCCTGCAGCCTCAATGATGTGGTGCTTCATCCGGCTGCTGCAGTGCGCATGATCGAATTCGAACTCTATATCGATCGTCAGTTTGTCTATCGCCAGCGCTCCGACGGGCTGATTGTTGCCACCCCGACCGGCTCCACGGCCTATGCACTCTCCGGGGGCGGCCCCATCCTGCACCCCCGCCTCGAGGCCATTGTGCTGGTGCCCATGTTTCCTCATACCCTGTCGAGCCGGCCCATCGTGGTCGATGCTGCCAGTGATATTCTGCTTGAGGTCGTGGACAGCCACGATGCCGAGTTGCAGGTCAGCTGCGATGGGCAGATGAAAGTGGTGGTGCAGCCCGGCGATCTGATCTCCATTAGAAGAAAGCCTGAACATCTGAAGCTGCTGCATCCGCCGGGTTACAGCTATTTCGAAGCCTGTCGCAGCAAGCTGGGCTGGAGCAGTGGCCTTGCTGGTTGA
- the putA gene encoding bifunctional proline dehydrogenase/L-glutamate gamma-semialdehyde dehydrogenase PutA — protein MLNSQQILDAKTWQQAPEALFDRISDHYIVNENDLVREFIELLQTDDKDFKRIADRTAALVREVRAMDTAVDSIDELLQQYSLGTQEGLMLMCLAEALLRVPDTATTDALIEDRLSVGDWEKYAGQSESWFVNASTWGLLTTGRVIKLDHPQDGRPAGFINRMVNRMGEPVIRQAMRQAMKVMGRQFVLGRDIDEALKRSKPQFDKGYTYSYDMLGEAALTRQDAKRYLDDYTNAIRAVGKTSQKLSSSTPAPSISIKLSALHPRYESGRREQVLQELVGTVQQLAELARSLDVALTIDAEEVDRLELSFEVFKAVYTSSACRGWGKFGLVIQAYSKRALPALQWLTHVANDQGDEIPVRLVKGAYWDSEIKESQQLGVDGYPVFTRKACTDVSYLACATYLLSDNTRGRLFPQFATHNAHTISTIIDLAHQGDRAFEFQRLHGMGEALYEAALKQAPKGTWCRIYAPVGAHKDLLPYLVRRLLENGANSSFVHQLVDPRVPVESLCVHPVENLIGVGQYFNSQIPMPEAIFPDGRRNARGINLNVNSQFKPLMAEMTPFFERDYSAGPLVGFDLKDKSGEQHDVICPWDHTRRIGKVRWTSAEETSRAIDVAWKAFPDWNDTPVEERAAILERFADLMEKHMPELMAMCCMEGGKLLPDGVAEVREAVDFCRYYAARAREIFEAATALPGPTGESNELIMQGKGVFATISPWNFPIAIFCGQTVAAAVTGNTVLAKPAEQTSLIAHRVIELLYEAGMPREVVQLLPGDGATVGSVLSSDRRITGVAFTGSTQTAQLINRSLAARENAPLPTLVAETGGLNAMIVDSTALPEQVVKDVVASSYQSAGQRCSALRVLYVQEDIAERVIETLKGAMAELNIGDPTTLATDVGPVIDEDARKGLQAHIDRLKGEGRLIAETEIDPAIAANGTFVAPTAFKIDGIDALETEQFGPILHVATFKASEIDQVIDTINERGYGLTFGVHSRNETFTNHVASRIRVGNVYVNRNIIGAVVGVQPFGGQGFSGTGPKAGGPHYLLRFANEKTRTINTAALGGNASLLAMGDG, from the coding sequence ATGCTTAATAGCCAACAAATACTGGATGCCAAAACCTGGCAGCAGGCGCCTGAAGCCCTTTTTGACCGCATCAGCGATCACTACATCGTTAACGAAAATGATCTGGTTCGGGAGTTCATCGAACTTCTGCAGACCGATGACAAGGATTTCAAGCGGATTGCTGATAGAACAGCGGCCCTTGTGCGCGAAGTTCGTGCCATGGATACCGCGGTGGATTCCATTGACGAGCTCCTGCAACAGTACAGCCTGGGCACTCAGGAAGGCCTGATGCTCATGTGCCTGGCAGAAGCCCTGCTGCGCGTGCCCGACACCGCCACAACCGACGCCCTGATCGAGGATCGCCTCAGTGTCGGTGACTGGGAGAAATACGCCGGTCAAAGCGAGTCCTGGTTCGTTAACGCCTCAACCTGGGGGCTTTTGACCACCGGGCGTGTCATCAAGCTGGATCATCCTCAGGATGGGCGTCCGGCAGGTTTCATCAATCGCATGGTCAACCGCATGGGCGAGCCGGTCATTCGCCAGGCCATGCGCCAGGCGATGAAGGTCATGGGTCGCCAGTTCGTACTGGGCCGTGATATCGATGAAGCGCTCAAGCGCTCGAAGCCGCAGTTTGACAAGGGTTACACCTACTCATACGACATGCTCGGGGAAGCAGCGCTGACACGTCAGGATGCCAAACGCTATCTCGACGATTACACCAACGCTATCCGCGCTGTTGGCAAGACCAGCCAGAAGCTCTCTTCAAGCACGCCTGCCCCCTCGATTTCCATCAAGCTTTCGGCGCTGCACCCTCGCTATGAATCCGGTCGCCGCGAACAGGTGCTTCAGGAACTGGTGGGCACCGTGCAACAGCTGGCGGAGCTGGCGCGCAGTCTTGATGTAGCTCTGACCATTGATGCCGAAGAAGTGGACAGGCTCGAGCTGTCCTTTGAAGTCTTCAAGGCGGTCTATACCTCCAGCGCCTGCCGAGGCTGGGGCAAATTCGGCCTTGTTATTCAAGCCTATTCCAAGCGTGCGCTGCCGGCACTGCAGTGGCTGACACATGTCGCCAACGATCAGGGGGATGAAATTCCCGTTCGTCTGGTCAAGGGTGCCTACTGGGACAGCGAGATCAAGGAGTCCCAGCAGCTTGGCGTCGACGGTTATCCGGTCTTTACCCGCAAGGCCTGCACGGATGTCTCCTACCTGGCCTGCGCGACCTATCTGCTCTCCGACAACACCCGTGGCCGCCTGTTTCCGCAGTTCGCCACCCACAATGCGCACACCATTTCGACCATTATCGATCTGGCTCATCAGGGGGATCGCGCCTTTGAGTTCCAGCGTCTGCACGGCATGGGCGAGGCACTCTACGAAGCCGCTCTCAAGCAGGCCCCAAAAGGCACCTGGTGTCGCATTTATGCCCCGGTCGGCGCCCATAAGGATCTATTGCCCTACCTCGTACGCCGCCTGCTTGAAAACGGCGCCAACTCCTCGTTCGTGCACCAGCTGGTCGACCCGCGCGTGCCGGTCGAATCCCTGTGTGTTCACCCGGTCGAGAACCTGATCGGCGTGGGCCAGTATTTCAACAGCCAAATCCCCATGCCCGAGGCGATCTTCCCTGACGGGCGTCGCAACGCCCGGGGCATCAATCTTAACGTCAACAGCCAGTTCAAGCCTTTGATGGCTGAGATGACGCCCTTTTTCGAGCGTGACTATAGCGCCGGCCCGCTGGTGGGATTCGACCTGAAGGACAAAAGCGGCGAGCAACACGACGTCATCTGCCCCTGGGATCACACCCGAAGGATCGGCAAGGTGCGCTGGACCAGTGCCGAGGAAACCTCACGTGCCATTGATGTCGCGTGGAAGGCTTTCCCTGACTGGAACGACACGCCGGTCGAGGAGCGCGCCGCCATTCTGGAGCGCTTCGCCGATCTGATGGAAAAGCATATGCCAGAGTTGATGGCCATGTGCTGCATGGAGGGTGGCAAGCTGTTGCCCGATGGCGTCGCCGAAGTTCGCGAGGCTGTGGATTTCTGCCGCTACTACGCTGCGCGTGCCCGGGAAATCTTTGAAGCGGCCACGGCACTGCCCGGCCCTACGGGAGAGTCCAACGAACTCATCATGCAGGGCAAGGGCGTCTTTGCCACCATCAGCCCGTGGAACTTCCCGATTGCGATCTTCTGTGGTCAGACTGTCGCTGCTGCCGTGACCGGCAATACCGTGCTGGCAAAGCCCGCCGAGCAGACCTCTCTGATTGCGCACCGCGTCATCGAGCTTCTGTATGAAGCCGGTATGCCGCGTGAGGTCGTCCAGCTGCTGCCGGGCGATGGTGCAACGGTGGGCTCAGTGCTATCGAGCGATCGTCGCATTACCGGTGTGGCCTTCACTGGCTCCACCCAGACCGCGCAGCTGATCAATCGCTCGCTGGCCGCCCGTGAGAACGCACCACTGCCGACACTGGTCGCAGAAACCGGCGGGCTGAATGCCATGATCGTGGACTCCACGGCCCTGCCCGAGCAGGTCGTCAAGGACGTGGTGGCCTCAAGCTATCAGAGCGCCGGTCAGCGTTGTTCGGCGCTGCGGGTACTGTACGTTCAGGAGGACATCGCCGAGCGCGTCATCGAAACCCTCAAGGGTGCGATGGCCGAGCTCAATATTGGCGATCCCACCACGCTTGCCACCGATGTTGGCCCGGTCATTGATGAGGATGCCCGTAAAGGCCTCCAGGCCCATATCGATCGACTCAAGGGCGAAGGCCGCCTGATTGCAGAGACCGAAATTGATCCGGCCATTGCAGCCAACGGCACCTTCGTGGCACCCACGGCGTTCAAAATCGATGGTATCGATGCACTGGAGACCGAGCAGTTCGGCCCCATTTTGCATGTGGCAACGTTCAAGGCCAGCGAGATTGATCAGGTCATCGACACCATCAATGAACGCGGCTACGGCCTGACCTTTGGTGTGCATAGCCGTAATGAGACGTTTACCAACCACGTGGCCAGTCGCATTCGAGTAGGCAACGTGTACGTCAATCGTAATATCATCGGTGCTGTAGTCGGTGTTCAACCCTTTGGAGGACAGGGTTTCTCGGGCACCGGTCCCAAGGCTGGCGGACCTCATTATCTGCTGCGCTTTGCCAATGAGAAAACGCGGACGATCAATACGGCAGCGCTTGGGGGCAATGCCTCCCTGCTGGCCATGGGTGATGGTTGA
- a CDS encoding glutathione peroxidase, whose protein sequence is MELQNREGQLVPEVTLKQRKGGELIDVQTKDIFANRTVAVFSLPGAYTPTCSSTHLPRYNELAEQLFASGVDEILCLSVNDAFVMEAWGEHQEAEHLTLLADGNGDFTEGMGMLVDKTDLGFGKRSWRYSMVVRDGKIDKMFIEPQKPGDPFEVSDADTMLDYLNPQAERPSFATIISKPGCPHCARAKQALADNRIAYEDITIGNRDITSRSLRAMTGHATVPQVWIDGRHIGGAEDLKAHLDQAVA, encoded by the coding sequence ATGGAATTGCAAAATCGTGAAGGACAGCTTGTACCGGAAGTCACCCTCAAGCAGCGCAAGGGCGGCGAGCTGATTGATGTTCAGACCAAGGACATCTTTGCCAACCGCACCGTCGCCGTTTTTTCCCTTCCGGGTGCCTACACGCCGACCTGCTCCTCCACGCATCTGCCGCGCTATAACGAACTGGCAGAGCAGCTTTTCGCCAGCGGCGTTGATGAAATCCTTTGCCTGTCCGTCAATGACGCTTTCGTCATGGAAGCCTGGGGCGAGCATCAGGAAGCCGAGCATCTGACCCTTCTGGCCGACGGTAACGGCGACTTCACCGAAGGCATGGGCATGCTGGTGGACAAGACCGATCTGGGCTTTGGCAAGCGCAGCTGGCGCTACTCGATGGTCGTTCGCGATGGCAAGATCGACAAGATGTTCATCGAGCCGCAAAAGCCGGGCGACCCCTTTGAAGTGTCCGATGCCGACACCATGCTCGATTATCTCAATCCGCAGGCAGAGCGTCCCAGTTTTGCTACCATTATCAGCAAGCCGGGTTGCCCGCACTGCGCACGCGCCAAGCAGGCGCTGGCCGATAACCGCATTGCCTATGAAGACATCACCATCGGCAACCGCGACATCACCAGCCGCTCATTGCGCGCCATGACCGGCCATGCCACCGTACCGCAGGTCTGGATCGATGGACGCCATATCGGCGGTGCAGAAGATCTCAAGGCGCATCTTGATCAGGCTGTTGCCTGA
- a CDS encoding AraC family transcriptional regulator, with protein sequence MTISLTSTNVIRRAPLEEISQAHSHPFHQIVIGLAGEAEIIIDGQPLHISSFQGCTIPGDREHCYRGIGENSQLLLDLFDDAPGLSGAYRHHFQLFSSPLHFELDSAARAYLTFMVEEITHQPDVDRDLLITTLLSILSHRLLDRQTTPQSRLDLARLDQYIDQHLARGIRVEDLAGLVHLSSAHFTELFRIRTGLPPYQYILRKRLNAARQLLLESRLPLIDIAERSGFANQSALSHAFRRHFGHAPGALRQPSSS encoded by the coding sequence ATGACCATCTCGCTGACCAGTACCAACGTCATTCGCCGCGCGCCCCTCGAGGAGATTTCCCAGGCGCACTCGCACCCCTTTCATCAGATCGTGATTGGCCTGGCAGGCGAAGCGGAAATCATCATCGATGGGCAACCACTGCATATCTCGTCGTTTCAGGGCTGTACCATTCCAGGTGACCGCGAGCATTGCTACCGTGGCATTGGGGAAAACTCTCAGCTACTGCTTGATCTCTTTGACGATGCACCGGGCCTGTCAGGTGCCTATCGCCATCACTTCCAGCTGTTCTCTTCCCCCCTGCATTTCGAACTCGACAGTGCCGCCCGAGCCTATCTCACCTTCATGGTCGAGGAGATTACCCATCAGCCGGACGTCGACCGCGATCTGTTGATTACCACCCTGCTCTCGATTCTTTCCCATCGCCTGCTCGACCGGCAGACAACGCCTCAGTCCCGGCTCGATCTGGCCAGACTCGATCAATATATTGACCAGCATCTGGCCCGGGGCATTCGCGTTGAAGACCTGGCAGGCTTGGTGCATCTTTCCAGCGCTCATTTCACCGAGCTTTTTCGTATCCGAACCGGGCTACCGCCCTATCAATACATTTTACGCAAGCGCCTGAACGCCGCCCGACAACTGTTGCTGGAATCCCGACTACCACTGATCGATATTGCCGAACGCTCGGGCTTTGCCAATCAAAGCGCCCTGTCACATGCCTTCAGGCGCCATTTCGGTCATGCCCCCGGTGCGCTGCGCCAGCCCTCTTCCTCGTAA
- a CDS encoding metallophosphoesterase has product MLVETEPDTPALNTDGFDLIGDVHGCGDLLESLLEQMGYQRRNGVYTHASRRAIFLGDLIDRGSHIQKALEIVRTMVDAGTALVVMGNHEAHALKHCLGQGGRGFTMPRAGGRSERVMLETLQQFERAPRLWASYLEWFLEMPLCLEFERFRVAHACWDETLLRPFLNDHPDGGIDRHFLAAASVQGSPEHRILDRTTRGTQLRLPNGQVIRSMDGAHRSVFRTHFWARSPQSYGDVVFQPDPLPPEFEDHPLRDEERRRLVHYESSQRPLFVGHYWCEGIPSLPTANIACLDYSAVRGGRLVAYRFDGESALDAGRFCWVSA; this is encoded by the coding sequence TTGCTGGTTGAGACAGAGCCCGACACCCCGGCCTTGAACACCGACGGTTTTGACCTGATCGGCGATGTTCACGGCTGTGGCGACCTGCTCGAAAGTCTGCTGGAGCAGATGGGATATCAACGGCGGAATGGCGTCTATACGCACGCTTCCCGGCGCGCCATCTTTCTGGGGGATCTGATTGACCGCGGTTCACATATTCAGAAAGCGCTCGAGATTGTGCGGACCATGGTGGATGCCGGCACCGCGCTGGTGGTGATGGGCAACCATGAAGCCCACGCCCTGAAACATTGTCTGGGGCAGGGTGGGCGGGGCTTTACCATGCCACGCGCAGGCGGGCGTAGTGAACGAGTCATGCTTGAGACGCTGCAGCAGTTCGAGCGGGCGCCAAGGCTTTGGGCGTCGTATCTCGAATGGTTTCTCGAGATGCCGCTTTGTCTTGAGTTTGAGCGTTTTCGTGTGGCGCATGCCTGCTGGGATGAAACGCTGCTGCGCCCTTTTCTCAATGATCATCCGGATGGTGGAATCGACAGGCATTTTCTGGCAGCAGCCAGCGTTCAGGGCAGTCCCGAGCACCGCATACTGGATCGCACGACACGCGGCACGCAGCTTCGGCTGCCAAACGGACAGGTCATTCGTTCGATGGACGGTGCCCATCGAAGTGTTTTTCGCACACATTTCTGGGCGCGTTCGCCGCAGTCCTATGGCGATGTGGTCTTTCAGCCCGACCCGCTGCCGCCCGAGTTTGAGGACCATCCGCTTCGCGACGAGGAACGCCGACGACTGGTGCATTATGAATCATCACAACGTCCGCTTTTTGTCGGCCACTACTGGTGTGAGGGCATTCCAAGCCTGCCGACGGCCAATATTGCCTGTCTGGATTACAGCGCCGTGAGAGGCGGTCGGCTGGTGGCCTACCGGTTTGACGGAGAGTCAGCGCTTGATGCCGGGCGGTTTTGCTGGGTCAGCGCTTGA
- a CDS encoding dihydrolipoyl dehydrogenase: MQKRHVDVAIIGAGSAGLAAYHAACEYTDNIVLIEGGPHGTTCARVGCMPSKLLIAAADAAHHARDAGAFGVHCDGDIRIDGREVMARVQRERDHFVAGVIDSVEEIDATQRLQGHAIFEDHNTLIVDEHTRVHAERIVIATGSIPDYPDFLKAAGERLVTNNDLFYWDDLPESVAVFGPGVVGLELGQALSRLGVRVRMFGIGGSVGPISDPDIRDYADQQFNKEFHLDPQAQTRNVTLVDDHIEITFVERDSGHEITESFDYLLAATGRPPNLEGLAIDRADLRMNEGLPVFDRYTLQCQRQDGTLASIFIAGDVNAELPLLHEASDEGRIAGDNAGRYPNIRAGRRRSMLTVVFTDPQIAAVGHSWSEIEKRPCDSYAIGEVNFEHQGRARVMRQNRGLMRVYGEQGSGRFLGAEMFGPQAEHLGHLLAWCHQQHMTVAQMLEMPFYHPCIEEGLRTALRDLNARLRQGPAMARHCMETGPGG, translated from the coding sequence ATGCAGAAAAGACATGTAGACGTTGCGATCATCGGCGCAGGAAGCGCCGGCCTTGCGGCCTATCACGCAGCCTGTGAATACACGGACAACATCGTTCTGATCGAAGGCGGCCCCCATGGCACCACCTGCGCCAGAGTCGGGTGCATGCCCAGCAAGCTTCTGATTGCAGCCGCCGATGCCGCGCATCACGCACGCGATGCCGGCGCCTTTGGCGTCCATTGTGACGGTGACATTCGCATCGATGGCCGTGAGGTCATGGCGCGCGTTCAGCGCGAACGCGATCACTTCGTGGCAGGCGTCATTGACTCGGTAGAAGAGATCGATGCCACACAGCGCCTTCAAGGCCACGCCATCTTTGAAGATCACAACACCCTCATCGTTGATGAGCATACCCGCGTTCATGCCGAACGCATTGTTATCGCCACTGGCTCCATCCCCGACTACCCCGACTTCCTCAAGGCCGCCGGTGAGCGTCTTGTGACCAACAACGACCTTTTTTACTGGGACGACCTGCCCGAATCGGTCGCCGTATTCGGGCCAGGGGTAGTGGGTCTGGAGCTTGGGCAGGCACTCTCCCGGCTGGGCGTACGGGTGCGCATGTTCGGTATTGGCGGATCTGTCGGCCCGATCAGCGATCCTGACATTCGCGACTACGCCGATCAGCAGTTCAACAAGGAATTCCATCTCGATCCGCAAGCGCAAACGCGCAACGTCACCCTCGTCGATGATCATATAGAGATCACCTTTGTCGAACGTGACAGCGGCCATGAGATCACCGAGTCGTTTGACTATCTGCTCGCCGCTACAGGACGCCCGCCCAATCTTGAAGGACTGGCGATTGATCGCGCCGATCTGCGCATGAACGAAGGACTACCGGTATTTGATCGTTATACCCTGCAGTGTCAACGCCAGGATGGCACGCTTGCGTCCATCTTTATCGCAGGCGACGTTAATGCCGAGTTGCCACTGCTACATGAGGCTTCGGATGAAGGACGCATCGCCGGTGACAATGCCGGACGCTATCCGAACATTCGTGCCGGCCGTCGACGCTCAATGCTGACGGTGGTCTTCACCGACCCGCAGATTGCCGCCGTCGGACACTCGTGGTCCGAGATCGAAAAGCGTCCGTGCGACAGCTATGCCATCGGCGAGGTCAATTTTGAACACCAGGGACGTGCGCGCGTTATGCGCCAGAATCGTGGCCTGATGCGCGTCTACGGCGAGCAGGGCTCGGGGCGCTTTCTGGGTGCCGAAATGTTTGGCCCCCAGGCAGAACACCTTGGCCATCTACTGGCATGGTGTCATCAGCAGCACATGACGGTGGCACAGATGCTGGAGATGCCCTTCTATCACCCTTGTATCGAAGAAGGTTTGCGCACGGCACTGCGCGATCTCAATGCTCGCCTCAGGCAGGGCCCGGCCATGGCACGGCATTGCATGGAAACCGGCCCCGGCGGCTAG
- a CDS encoding CNNM domain-containing protein has protein sequence MILLIVFALTAIGISFICSVLEAALLSLTPSHIARLQESKPALHHSLRQLKDNVDRPLAAILTLNTIAHTAGATGVGAQVSAVFGETWIGVASAVMTLLILVLSEILPKTIGARYWRQLAPILAPTLKGMIWMLLPFIWLSEQITRRIGDSTGDDVDVREEIKALAKLGQERGVVDADEGKTIVNILNLHNIPVRDVMTPRTVCTTVTPEMTVAEFDAGYSDLPFTRYPVMTPPEQTMGYIHKMDAYHADDSASLESIMHPIDSVDSEDSVEQVFIRMLNDHHHMCVVYDTHGNWVGVLTMEDILETILGQDIVDETDDVSNLRHHARQLWLKRIRRSREGAINDSLPKR, from the coding sequence ATGATCCTTCTGATCGTTTTTGCCCTTACTGCAATCGGCATTTCCTTTATCTGTTCTGTGCTTGAAGCAGCGCTACTCTCTCTCACCCCCAGCCATATTGCTCGCCTGCAGGAATCAAAACCCGCCCTGCATCACTCATTGCGCCAGCTCAAGGACAACGTCGACCGCCCGCTGGCCGCCATTCTGACACTTAACACCATCGCTCATACGGCCGGCGCAACGGGTGTAGGCGCACAGGTTTCAGCCGTCTTTGGAGAAACATGGATCGGTGTGGCTTCAGCGGTCATGACGCTTTTGATTCTTGTGTTATCGGAGATCCTGCCCAAGACCATTGGTGCGCGCTATTGGCGCCAGCTGGCCCCGATACTGGCACCAACGCTCAAGGGAATGATCTGGATGCTGCTGCCCTTTATATGGTTGTCCGAGCAGATCACACGTCGAATCGGTGACAGCACAGGAGACGATGTTGATGTGCGTGAAGAAATCAAGGCGCTGGCAAAACTGGGGCAGGAGCGCGGCGTCGTGGATGCCGATGAAGGCAAGACAATTGTCAACATCCTGAACCTGCATAATATTCCGGTCCGCGATGTCATGACACCCCGTACGGTATGTACCACCGTGACGCCTGAAATGACCGTTGCCGAATTTGATGCCGGTTACAGCGATCTGCCCTTCACGCGTTATCCCGTCATGACGCCGCCGGAACAGACCATGGGCTATATCCACAAGATGGATGCCTACCATGCCGACGATAGCGCCTCGCTTGAGTCAATCATGCACCCGATCGACTCGGTGGACAGTGAGGACAGCGTTGAGCAGGTATTTATTCGCATGCTCAATGATCACCATCACATGTGCGTGGTCTATGACACTCACGGCAACTGGGTGGGCGTACTGACGATGGAAGATATTCTTGAAACCATTCTGGGACAGGACATCGTCGATGAAACCGACGATGTCTCCAATCTTCGCCATCATGCCAGACAGCTCTGGCTCAAACGCATTCGTCGTAGTCGCGAGGGCGCCATCAACGACAGCCTACCCAAACGCTGA
- a CDS encoding carboxylate/amino acid/amine transporter, with translation MGYLLGVTLLWSFSFSLIGVYLAGQVDSYFAVLTRITLACLVFLPFLRPRLLDRRRTLGLMGIGAVQLGLMYVCYYQSFVLLSVPEILLFTIFTPIYIALLDNLLCRRLDMFQLAMAGLAVLGAALIRYQAPGDDFWTGFFMVQGANLCFAIGQVGYRHLMRDVEGTFPAMNVFGWFYVGALLVALPAWVLLGNSDHLPSTPVQWGVLAWLGMVASGAGYFLWNQGARRVDAATLAVMNNLLIPAGLLVNLLIWNRDADLSRIAQGGAVMLLALLGSEWWRRRSMRSSAVAAEFS, from the coding sequence ATGGGCTATCTACTCGGGGTCACACTCTTGTGGTCCTTCTCGTTCAGTCTGATCGGCGTGTATCTGGCCGGTCAGGTGGACAGCTATTTTGCCGTATTAACGCGTATCACGCTTGCCTGTCTGGTATTTTTGCCTTTCCTTCGACCACGCCTGCTGGACCGGCGCCGAACGCTGGGGCTGATGGGGATAGGCGCCGTACAGCTTGGGTTGATGTATGTATGTTACTACCAGTCCTTTGTGCTGCTCAGCGTGCCCGAAATTCTGCTGTTTACCATCTTTACGCCGATCTACATCGCGCTGCTGGATAACCTGCTGTGTCGTCGACTGGACATGTTCCAGCTGGCGATGGCCGGGCTTGCCGTGCTGGGGGCGGCACTGATTCGTTATCAGGCGCCCGGTGACGACTTCTGGACAGGCTTTTTCATGGTTCAGGGGGCGAATCTTTGTTTTGCGATTGGTCAGGTTGGCTACAGGCATCTCATGCGTGACGTTGAAGGGACATTCCCCGCGATGAACGTTTTCGGCTGGTTCTACGTCGGGGCGCTGCTGGTGGCCCTGCCGGCCTGGGTGTTGCTTGGCAACAGTGACCATCTGCCTTCGACGCCGGTGCAGTGGGGCGTGCTGGCCTGGCTGGGCATGGTGGCATCCGGCGCCGGCTATTTCCTGTGGAATCAGGGCGCCCGGCGGGTTGATGCCGCAACGCTTGCGGTCATGAACAATCTGCTCATTCCTGCAGGGCTTCTGGTCAATCTATTGATCTGGAATCGCGATGCGGACCTGTCGCGAATCGCCCAGGGTGGGGCGGTGATGCTTCTGGCCCTGCTGGGCAGCGAGTGGTGGCGTCGCCGCTCAATGCGCTCATCTGCGGTCGCGGCTGAATTTTCATGA